AGACTCAGCTTTTCTAGCCCAACATTAAGGAGAAGCCTATTTCAGCATGGATGTCCAGAGGACTGGCTCGGTGGTGCGTCCACCAAGCCCCATGGAGAGCCTGGAGAAGCAGCTGAGCTGCCCCATCTGCCTGGAGATGTTCACTAAGCCCGTGGTCATCCTGCCCTGCCAGCACAACTTGTGCCGTGGCTGTGCCAGCGACCTCTACGACTCACGCAATCCCTACCGCTTCTCGGGTGGCGTCTTCCGCTGCCCCACCTGCCGCTTCGAGGTGGTCCTGGACCGCCACGGCGTGCACGGCCTTCAACGCAACCTGCTGGTGGAGAACATCATCGACATCTACAAGCAACAGCAGGAGGGTGGCGGGGGTAGTGGCAGCGGAGACAGCACAGAGACTCCGCTGAAGCCCAAGGACTCTAAGGAACCCATGTGCCAGGAGCACGAGGAGGAGAAGATCAACATCTACTGCGTTACCTGCCAGATGCCCACCTGCTCCATGTGCAAAGTGTTTGGCCAGCACAAGGACTGTGAGGTGTCGCCGCTTGCCAGTGTTTACCAGGTGCAGAAGGGCGAGCTTAGCAACGCCATCGACGCCCTGGTGGCGGGCAATGGTCGCCTTCAGGCCCTACTCAACCAGATGGAGGACGCCTGCCGGGCGGTGCAGGACAATGCACAGCGCGCCAAGCAAAGCTTGGGTGAGCGCTTCGACCTGCTCTACGCTGTGCTG
This sequence is a window from Oncorhynchus gorbuscha isolate QuinsamMale2020 ecotype Even-year linkage group LG01, OgorEven_v1.0, whole genome shotgun sequence. Protein-coding genes within it:
- the LOC124041163 gene encoding E3 ubiquitin-protein ligase TRIM63-like — protein: MDVQRTGSVVRPPSPMESLEKQLSCPICLEMFTKPVVILPCQHNLCRGCASDLYDSRNPYRFSGGVFRCPTCRFEVVLDRHGVHGLQRNLLVENIIDIYKQQQEGGGGSGSGDSTETPLKPKDSKEPMCQEHEEEKINIYCVTCQMPTCSMCKVFGQHKDCEVSPLASVYQVQKGELSNAIDALVAGNGRLQALLNQMEDACRAVQDNAQRAKQSLGERFDLLYAVLEERKGMLLEQIGKEQDEKVTALRALAQRYGERLQAGSELTDTAVQALEQSGAAEFLLASKGLITQTKDTAKSSLGEERPEPGFEKMDHFTLSTEHVEVVLAKMDFGMVDDDEFEDAEGDEEEE